From a region of the Oscarella lobularis chromosome 7, ooOscLobu1.1, whole genome shotgun sequence genome:
- the LOC136188745 gene encoding TAF6-like RNA polymerase II p300/CBP-associated factor-associated factor 65 kDa subunit 6L: MKNSKRRKLTVEDFNRCFKLKNLEPHYGFGSNDSQPFKQVQYKGETLYFYDEKEVVLKEKMFENKQLQTASPPLIRVHWLGIEGNSSLHGSKKDRQSDGQELEKACQLDEAMNEYYTVLCKGVISSDEQVCQASLKELGTASSVAAILPHLVNFLTSVLPTFLQGPTESSEGLYSLVKTIRALASNKNVYLVPHLPDLVGLTMKCATDPRVKSCAKRSLDHWTIRDTAALTTARLVKLTEIVDSDIQREILSSYSQYLDPSNTPLVSVYGAVVGIAAFGYKAIEKYFVPHFDAIQCGIELKEGVDVQVLREAIKRTVAALLRRSLTRETHTVVRETDSPSQFDYDDDDDDDDDDNDTSPTSFDLYGSVYAVHGDGILSCIDSKWEWRREEEAEEGEGSDSIVNESDSDASSDDGDVPPPPPTTVRTTVNGEESREHFARDRDRCIVTSTGMDARDCEDARRDLKPKQLCFALKPKERKFQRRSCHADRLFSYDDDE; encoded by the exons ATGAAGAACTCCAAGCGACGAAAGCTTACAGTTGAAGATTTTAATCGATGTTTTAAATTGAAAAACTTAGAG CCTCACTACGGATTCGGGTCCAACGACAGTCAACCGTTCAAGCAAGTCCAGTACAAAGGAGAGACGCTCTATTTctacgacgagaaagaggtGGTCTTGAAGGAGAAGATGTTTGAAAACAAACAACTTCAAACTGCTTCGCCGCCTTTGATACGAG TTCACTGGCTTGGCATTGAAGGAAATAGCTCTCTTCACG GCAGTAAAAAGGATAGACAGTCAGATGGGCAGGAGTTAGAGAAGGCCTGTCAGCTTGACGAG GCTATGAATGAATACTATACTGTTTTATGCAAAGGAGTAATAAGCTCGGATGAGCAGGTTTGccag GCTTCTCTGAAAGAATTGGGAACAGCGTCTAGCGTGGCTGCTATTCTGCCACATCTAGTCAATTTTCTCACTTCAGTGTTACCA aCTTTTCTTCAAGGTCCAACAGAGTCGTCTGAAGGTCTCTATTCCTTAGTAAAAACAATTCGAGCCCTTGCTTCGAACAAGAATGTCTACTTAGTGCCACAC CTTCCAGATTTGGTGGGACTAACGATGAAGTGTGCCACGGATCCGAGAGTGAAGTCGTGCGCGAAACGGTCACTGGATCACTGGACAATACGAGACACGGCTGCCCTGACCACCGCGCGTTTAGTGAA ACTAACGGAAATCGTTGACTCAGACATCCAACGTGAAATTCTGTCTAGCTATAGTCAATACTTGGACCCTTCTAATACACCGTTGGTCAGCGTCTATGGAGCTGTGGTCGGCATCGCAGCGTTTGGCTACAAG GCTATTGAGAAATACTTTGTACCTCACTTTGACGCAATTCAGTGTGGAATCGAACTGAAAGAAGGCGTCGATGTTCAAGTGCTGAGGGAGGCTATTAAG AGGACTGTTGCCGCGTTGCTAAGGAGAAGCCTAACAAGAGAAACGCACACGGTCGTTAGGGAAACGGACTCGCCGTCGCAATtcgactacgacgacgacgacgacgacgacgacgatgacaatGACACATCGCCGACTTCATTCGATTTGTACGGAAGCGTCTACGCCGTACACGGCGACGGCATTCTGTCGTGTATTGATTCGAAATGGGAGTGGCggagggaggaggaggcggaggagggAGAGGGGAGTGATTCTATAGTAAACGAAAGCGACTCCGAcgcgtcgtccgacgacggcgacgtgccgccgccgccaccgacgacgGTGCGAACGACGGTGAATGGAGAAGAGTCAAGAGAGCATTTTGCGCGTGACCGTGACCGATGCATCGTCACTAGCACTGGCATGGATGCGCGCGATTGTGAGGATGCTCGACGAGACCTGAAACCAAAACAACTCTGCTTCGCATTGAAGCCAAAGGAGAGAAAGTTCCAGCGACGTAGTTGTCATGCGGACCGACTCTTCTCCtacgatgatgatgaatag
- the LOC136188752 gene encoding uncharacterized protein translates to MNDVSGGSGDDGLLRANESLAIDAREKQELRAALEAKEKELVSVKSRNYDLVKEKEALQQEITGLQAQCQKAGRRKPKIRSGKKKKSGGKKKGGSIATEATADDEDRSKEERDPEQFYATIAERFPRLYLSSVLLAERKFQAADVNGDGTIDYEELEAILDKSGCLFTQKEVREILSSIDVDRNESIDLMECLEVLSRLQENKPTRVAHGQALASGTSGICSIQ, encoded by the exons ATGAACGACGTCAgtggcggcagcggcgacgacgggctCTTGCGCGCGAACGAGTCGctcgcgatcgacgcgcgcgAGAAGCAGGAGCTACGCGCCGCtctcgaagcgaaagaaaaggagttgGTGTCTGTCAAGAGTCGGAACTACGATCTCGtcaaggagaaagaggccCTACAGCAAGAG ATCACCGGGTTGCAAGCGCAGTGTCAG AAAGCCGGCCGGCGAAAGCCAAAGATTCGTTCtggcaagaaaaagaaatcaggCGGCAAAAAGAAGGGCGGCAGCATCGCAACCGAGGCAACggcagacgacgaagatagATCGAAGGAAGAGCGCGACCCTGAGCAATTCTATGCG ACGATCGCCGAACGATTTCCTCGACTCTACTTATCGAGCGTTTTGCTAGCTGAAAGAAAATTCCAAGCAGCTGACGTCAACGGTGACGGG ACAATAGACTATGAAGAACTGGAAGCGATCCTGGACAAAAGTGGATGCTTGTTTACGCAAAAGGAAGTTCGAGAAATTCTCTCctcgattgacgtcgatcggaATGAATCGATAGATCTAATGGAATGCTTAGAG GTCCTTAGCCGATTGCAGGAAAACAAGCCGACTCGAGTCGCTCATGGACAAGCTCTCGCGTCTGGAACCAGTGGAATTTGCTCGATACAATAA
- the LOC136188750 gene encoding cyclic AMP-dependent transcription factor ATF-3-like, which yields MTTLLIELELIDLPLALAIKRLAWAIRWSVAVNHTSCGSPPPPTTSTMIFTTQGSEVPTSTPTTTATNFHLLYDHQHPAPPDAKQFAAMLSQGTPFVQYAEKLPWMAYPSQLDAFADAAATQPLTGKDVLRTVLASRGVTYEPEPKRSKPQQMTTEELTKKRMRRERNKVAAAKCRLKRRTHAQTVRQQHEMLSKSNEELVRTIRSLESEVDELHAMLRNHACVLSDEKRAMVEKEIEDEVRRTTTIVMAEGCRDDDSNDGDEDAGVGSIDENSDDSSAEE from the exons atgacgacattattaattgaattagaaTTAATCGACCTTCCTCTGGCTCTTGCTATAAAGAGGCTAGCGTGGGCAATACGGTGGTCAGTTGCAGTGAACCACACTTCCTGCGGAAGCCCACCCCCACCTACAACCAGCACAATGATCTTTACGACTCAAGGCTCAGAAGTTCCGACCAGCACGCCTACGACGACCGCCACAAATTTCCATCTCCTGTACGATCACCAACACCCTGCTCCACCCGACGCTAAACAG TTTGCTGCAATGCTGAGTCAGGGCACTCCGTTCGTTCAATACGCCGAAAAATTGCCGTGGATGGCGTATCCATCGCAACTCGACGCGTTCgccgacgcggcggcgactcaACCGCTGACCGGAAAGGACGTTCTTCGAACCGTACTCGCCTCGCGTGGTGTCACCTACGAGCCAGAaccgaaacgatcgaaaccGCAACAG ATGACTACCGAAGAGTTGACGAAAAAGCGCATGCGACGCGAGCGAAACAAAGTGGCGGCGGCCAAGTGTCGACTCAAGAGGCGCACGCACGCGCAGACCGTTCGACAACAGCACGAAATGCtgtcgaaatcgaacgaggAACTCGTTCGAACGATACGAAGTCTCGAAAGCGAAGTGGACGAGTTGCACGCAATGCTTCGAAATCACGCGTGCGTTCTCTCCGACGAAAAAAGGGCGATGGTCGAAAAGGAAATTGAAGATGAAGTCAGAAGGACGACGACCATTGTTATGGCCGAGGGTtgtcgtgacgacgacagcaacGACGGTGACGAAGACGCAGGCGTTGGGTcaatcgacgaaaattccGATGACAGCAGCGCTGAAGAATGA
- the LOC136188749 gene encoding protein c-Fos-like, whose amino-acid sequence MNYENRTGSGYAYGGDCLVQAAISKRASSTDFIPMPPNVNVTSMHPVQTSAPLTHSAYTTRMQTAPQFAVTSAPSLMYSYPQSSPMHYYGSAPTTQPATTATTFGSRYEARAAATTSYNARPAPIVGRSQWSFPGVEQSDLVRSGLLPQSSAFELQSQMNHGRRLELTLEERRRRQVRREKNKVAAAKCRIKRRQHSKQLKEDYEELEKSTTEIRATIAGLLEEVNNLKAALVDHACVLDEDEKAVLEEQLETLLTESNLATPVNRNDVMGLSLDSDSDDCTLSTSDLVAND is encoded by the exons ATGAATTACGAAAATAGAACAGGAAGTGGCTACGCCTACGGAGGGGACTGCCTTGTACAAGCGGCTATATCTAAGAGAGCATCCTCCACCGATTTCATTCCGATGCCACCTAATGTGAACGTGACCAGCATGCATCCGGTGCAAACGTCCGCGCCGCTTACCCACAGCGCCTACACGACGCGTATGCAGACGGCACCACAG TTCGCTGTCACGAGCGCCCCGTCTCTTATGTATTCCTACccgcaatcgtcgccgatgcACTACTACGGCagcgcgccgacgacgcagccggcgacgacggcaacgacgttTGGTTCGCGGTACGAAGCACGTGCCGCGGCTACGACTTCGTACAATGCTCGACCGGCGCCGATCGTCGGCAGATCGCAGTGGAGCTTTCCCGGCGTCGAACAAAGCGATTTGGTTCGAAGCGGACTATTGCCGCAGTCCAGTGCTTTCGAACTCCAGTCTCAGATGAATCATGGCCGACGACTCGAG CTTACGCTCGAGGAGCGAAGGCGTCGACAAGttcgtcgcgaaaagaaCAAGGTCGCGGCGGCAAAGTGCAGAATCAAACGTCGTCAGCACTCGAAGCAGTTGAAAGAG GATTACGAAGAGCTCGAAAAAAGCACAACGGAAATTCGCGCGACTATTGCCGGCCTGTTGGAAGAGGTGAACAATTTAAAAGCCGCTCTGGTTGACCACGCCTGCGTATTGGATGAAGATGAGAAAGCCGTTTTGGAAGAGCAGCTCGAAACGCTTCTGACTGAGTCAAATCTTGCGACACCGGTGAatagaaatgacgtcatgggGTTGTCGTTGGATTCTGATTCGGACGATTGTACACTTTCGACGAGCGATCTCGTTGCAAACGATTAG
- the LOC136188744 gene encoding uncharacterized protein isoform X2, translating into MATIFYIPDDATGIRHSSLPDLNASFTSSSGFDPSRSSATGFPLVTLPLRDTNDASSPFVGGRQQLYVGTPVLYYQSRNADARGLGKEEGKIGQDSSTESNLDERLPVRRDGRRSVPGPRGASSLYGQPSWWGCDEDNSSTPPINNDDENRSHREQLSIEKRGGEWKRTEIEKATVTHGEFVPETAEKPTLSQPRRAWASNYHEETEEEDVSTLPLTPTMQGLRNSSSRPSSARRQWNKLESYENVVLSSILALSEKLKRSSEIAARKVLLMRDSASVQRRVFGFSSPEEQDGAVQDIPHWKTSHKETAAVIKNLRQVEHYLEVIDEIASAAIVPDIE; encoded by the exons atggcgacgattttttacATTCCAGATGACGCAACTGGCATCCGGCATTCGTCATTGCCGGATCTCAAT GCCTCCTTTACGTCATCAAGCGGATTCGACCCTTCTCGCAGCTCCGCCACGGGCTTTCCGCTAGTCACTTTACCCCTGCGTGACACCAATGACGCATCTTCTCCA TTTGTTGGAGGTCGCCAACAGCTGTACGTCGGGACGCCCGTGCTTTACTACCAGTCCCGAAACGCAGATGCCAGAGGGTTAGGCAAAGAGGAGGGAAAGATCGGTCAAGACAGTTCGACCGAGTCAAA TCTTGACGAGCGCTTACCCGTGAGGCGAGACGGTAGACGATCCGTTCCAG GTCCGAGGGGTGCTTCGTCTTTATACGGACAGCCCAGCTGGTGGGGATGCGACGAGgacaattcgtcgacgccgccgatcaATAACGACGATGAGAACCGAAGCCATCGCGAGCAACTGTCCATCGAAAAACGCGGCGGGGAATGGAAACGAACAGAGATAGAGAAAGCGACGGTGACCCATGGAGAATTCGTGCCGGAAACCGCAGAAAAGCCGACGTTGTCGCAGCCAAGACGAGCATGGGCCTCAAATTACCATGAGGAAACGGAAGAGGAGGATGTGTCGACGCTTCCATTAACCCCCAC gaTGCAGGGGTTACGTAATAGTTCCAGTAGGCCATCTTCTGCACGAAGGCAGTGGAATAAGCTAGAG TCGTATGAAAATGTCGTTCTCTCGTCTATTCTCGCTCTTTCGGAGAAACTGAAGCGTTCTTCTGAAATTGCGGCGCGGAAAGTTCT GCTAATGCGAGATTCTGCGAGTGTTCAGCGTCGTGTGTTCGGCTTTTCTTCGCCGGAAGAGCAAGACGGAGCAGTGCAAGACATTCCACATTGGAAAACGTCCCATAAG GAGACGGCTGCCGTTATAAAAAATCTGCGTCAAGTCGAACATTATTTAGAAG ttATTGATGAAATCGCTAGTGCAGCTATCGTCCCAGACATCGAATGA
- the LOC136188744 gene encoding serum response factor-like isoform X1 has product MSVAKDRHMYWQRKRRQRTRASKPKKEESRERSTCGLLIRLENLAAHINRNMTTPPTDANRIALEQAQLAARRDAFASVSHEDDYEDDDSGGGGGGGDDDDEAAPTTTSATRSSNSSSTVAAATTTGVEPPAKRKKTRGRVKIEMQFIQDKMRRYTTFSKRKSGIMKKAYELSTLTGTQVLLLVASETGHVYTFATPKLQPMITSDAGKALIQTCLNSPDLITGGSGGGGSSGGGGGDANETPGGEGESGAGTSGGNEPPDQQRMSSSGFEETELVYSIADEETTSNRAGQTAVASDSHPVSSSPPLLTATPTTSNVAISSAAALPGLTVPIIQTAAGGSAGTAVPQYALQTTLGFPNLFPTGVPLFNNAALLALQHSNAAQPGAVTTAAANRMVGTQAVAAATGTTTLPPETTSYSAAMLASPRVITPNMGAQSLENLPQLVMPSHQLVSMDSNALGTVIYTPTGSAPLNSSGGDSGGGGGGGSEPTGGQHGVYIDDTNDPLG; this is encoded by the exons ATGAGCGTTGCAAAGGATCGGCATATGTACtggcaaagaaaacgtcgtcaacg GACCCGAGCGTCCAAGccgaaaaaggaagagagCAGAGAAAGAAGCACGTGCGGACTCCTTATTCGGCTCGAAAACTTGGCGGCACACATCAATCGCAACATGACGACCCCACCAACGGACGCGAATCGAATCGCTCTCGAACAGGCCCAGCTCGCCGCCCGTCGCGACGCCTTCGCCTCCGTGTCGCACGAAGACGActacgaagacgacgacagcggcggcggcggcggcggcggcgacgacgacgacgaagcggcgcccacaacgacgtcggcgactcGATCGTCCaactcttcgtcgacggtggcggcggcgacgacgacgggcgtcGAGCCGCcggcgaagcgaaagaagacgcGCGGACGCGTGAAAATCGAAATGCAATTCATCCAGGACAAGATGCGACGCTACACGACGTTTTCCAAGCGAAAGAGCGGGATCATGAAGAAG gccTATGAACTGAGCACGCTAACAGGTACGCAAGTGCTTCTGCTCGTCGCGTCGGAAACGGGTCACGTGTACACGTTCGCCACGCCGAAACTGCAGCCCATGATCACGTCCGACGCCGGGAAAGCGCTCATACAGACCTGCCTCAACTCTCCGGATTTGATAACGGGTggcagtggcggcggcggcagcagcggcggcggcggcggcgacgcaaATGAAACCCCTGGCGGCGAGGGCGAAAGCGGGGCCGGCACCAGCGGCGGAAACGAACCGCCTGATCAGCAGAGAATGTCGAGCAGCGGGTTCGAAGAGACTGAATTGGTGTACAGCATTGCGGATGAAGAGACAACGTCAAATCGAGCC GGTCAAACTGCCGTCGCTTCCGACTCGCACCCGGTATCCTCGTCGCCTCCGCTGCTCACCGCAACGCCAACAACGTCCAACGTGGCGATTTCTTCCGCGGCGGCTCTACCTGGATTGACTGTACCTATTATTCAGACGGCGGCAGGAGGCTCGGCTGGGACGGCGGTGCCGCAATATGCGCTTCAGACAACCCTCGGCTTTCCAAATCTGTTTCCCACTGGCGTTCCGCTATTCAACAACGCGGCACTTTTGGCGCTGCAACATTCTAATGCTGCACAGCCAGGAGCCGTCACAACGGCTGCAGCAAATCGAATGGTTGGAACGCAGGCTGTAGCAGCGGCTACGGggacgacgactttgccgCCTGAAACGACCTCGTATTCGGCTGCTATGCTGGCGTCGCCGCGGGTCATCACGCCAAATATGGGCGCTCAGTCTTTAGAAAATCTTCCACAGCTCGTCATGCCGTCTCATCAGCTTGTCTCCATGGATTCGAATGCTCTGGGGACGGTGATCTATACGCCAACCGGATCAGCGCCACTCAATTCGTCAGGTggcgacagcggcggcggcggcggcggcggaagcgagCCAACTGGCGGGCAGCATGGAGTCTACATTGATGATACAAATGATCCACTAGGATAG
- the LOC136188747 gene encoding glutaminyl-peptide cyclotransferase-like isoform X2: protein MSSLNSGLIAALFAVIVCLLVAIMYPQEIPDRTQFGSGVEPKHSGALTGAGMKALADLSNMTRFRDVLARIAIVRVPDTPGNLEVRQFVVSQFRSLSRWTVEVDRFVASTPLGKKEFANIVVTLNPAASERLVVAAHYDSKLIPPTKAGESFVGATDSAVPCAMLIDAARALDPLLDLTETGLQMIFFDGEEAFVEWTSEDSIYGSRHLAETMASRRHPVATAKTELDVISAFILFDLIGTSDVQLWDIFPSTSSLFRRFQQIEKKLQKKGLLEPKKLDRPYFAGKPRGSLHIEDDHLPFLRKGVPILHLISVPFPRVWHKVTDNLSALDFNTIENMNLILRVFLADYFSLYS, encoded by the exons ATGTCGAGCTTGAATAGTGGCCTCATCGCAGCTTTATTTGCCGTCATCGTttgtcttctcgtcgctATAATGTATCCGCAAGAGATTCCAGATCGGACGCAGTTCGGCTCGGGCGTCGAG CCTAAGCATTCCGGTGCGTTGACGGGCGCCGGCATGAAAGCGCTGGCCGATCTGTCGAACATGACGCGATTTAGAGACGTTCTCGCTCGAATCGCAATCGTACGAGTGCCGGACACGCCGGGAAACTTGGAAGTCAGACAG TTCGTCGTCTCCCAATTTCGTTCGCTTAGTCGATGGACCGTCGAAGtggatcgtttcgtcgcttcgactcCGCTCGGCAAAAAGGAATTCGCCAATATCGTCGTCACGCTCAATCCGGCGGCGAGCGaacgcctcgtcgtcgccgctcacTACGATTCCAAGCTGATTCCGCCGACGAAAGCCGGCGAATcgttcgtcggcgcgacgGATTCGGCCGTACCGTGCGCTATGCTCAtcgacgccgctcgcgcTCTCGATCCCTTACTCGATCTGACGGAGACAGGTCTTCAGATGAtctttttcgacggcgaggagGCGTTCGTCGAGTGGACGAGCGAGGATTCGATCTACGGATCGCGTCATCTTGCCGAAACGATGGCGAGTCGGCGTCATCCGGTTGCCACCGCGAAAACGGAATTGGACGTTATC AGTGCTTTTATACTTTTTGATCTGATTGGAACGTCGGATGTACAGCTGTGGGACAtatttccgtcgacgtcatcgctgtTTAGACGATTTCAGCAAATAG AAAAGAAGCTACAGAAGAAGGGTCTGCTAGAACCGAAGAAGTTGGACAGGCCGTACTTTGCGGGAAAGCCACGCGGTAGTCTTCACATTGAGGATGACCATCTGCCTTTTCTGAGAAAAG GCGTTCCCATACTCCATCTGATATCTGTGCCTTTTCCAAGGGTGTGGCACAAGGTGACCGACAACCTATCAGCTCTTGACTTTAATACAATTGAGAATATGAATTTGATATTGCGAGTTTTTCTAGCGGATTACTTCTCGTTATATAGTTAA
- the LOC136188747 gene encoding glutaminyl-peptide cyclotransferase-like isoform X1 produces MSSLNSGLIAALFAVIVCLLVAIMYPQEIPDRTQFGSGVEPKHSGALTGAGMKALADLSNMTRFRDVLARIAIVRVPDTPGNLEVRQVHEISPRERGLIYYPQFVVSQFRSLSRWTVEVDRFVASTPLGKKEFANIVVTLNPAASERLVVAAHYDSKLIPPTKAGESFVGATDSAVPCAMLIDAARALDPLLDLTETGLQMIFFDGEEAFVEWTSEDSIYGSRHLAETMASRRHPVATAKTELDVISAFILFDLIGTSDVQLWDIFPSTSSLFRRFQQIEKKLQKKGLLEPKKLDRPYFAGKPRGSLHIEDDHLPFLRKGVPILHLISVPFPRVWHKVTDNLSALDFNTIENMNLILRVFLADYFSLYS; encoded by the exons ATGTCGAGCTTGAATAGTGGCCTCATCGCAGCTTTATTTGCCGTCATCGTttgtcttctcgtcgctATAATGTATCCGCAAGAGATTCCAGATCGGACGCAGTTCGGCTCGGGCGTCGAG CCTAAGCATTCCGGTGCGTTGACGGGCGCCGGCATGAAAGCGCTGGCCGATCTGTCGAACATGACGCGATTTAGAGACGTTCTCGCTCGAATCGCAATCGTACGAGTGCCGGACACGCCGGGAAACTTGGAAGTCAGACAGGTGCACGAAATTTCTCCTCGAGAAAGGGGCCTCATTTATTATCCGCAGTTCGTCGTCTCCCAATTTCGTTCGCTTAGTCGATGGACCGTCGAAGtggatcgtttcgtcgcttcgactcCGCTCGGCAAAAAGGAATTCGCCAATATCGTCGTCACGCTCAATCCGGCGGCGAGCGaacgcctcgtcgtcgccgctcacTACGATTCCAAGCTGATTCCGCCGACGAAAGCCGGCGAATcgttcgtcggcgcgacgGATTCGGCCGTACCGTGCGCTATGCTCAtcgacgccgctcgcgcTCTCGATCCCTTACTCGATCTGACGGAGACAGGTCTTCAGATGAtctttttcgacggcgaggagGCGTTCGTCGAGTGGACGAGCGAGGATTCGATCTACGGATCGCGTCATCTTGCCGAAACGATGGCGAGTCGGCGTCATCCGGTTGCCACCGCGAAAACGGAATTGGACGTTATC AGTGCTTTTATACTTTTTGATCTGATTGGAACGTCGGATGTACAGCTGTGGGACAtatttccgtcgacgtcatcgctgtTTAGACGATTTCAGCAAATAG AAAAGAAGCTACAGAAGAAGGGTCTGCTAGAACCGAAGAAGTTGGACAGGCCGTACTTTGCGGGAAAGCCACGCGGTAGTCTTCACATTGAGGATGACCATCTGCCTTTTCTGAGAAAAG GCGTTCCCATACTCCATCTGATATCTGTGCCTTTTCCAAGGGTGTGGCACAAGGTGACCGACAACCTATCAGCTCTTGACTTTAATACAATTGAGAATATGAATTTGATATTGCGAGTTTTTCTAGCGGATTACTTCTCGTTATATAGTTAA